A segment of the Eleutherodactylus coqui strain aEleCoq1 chromosome 6, aEleCoq1.hap1, whole genome shotgun sequence genome:
TAGACTCAGGTCTCCCTTCTAAAGAAGGCTTTACTCATAATGTATACATTAGATACGCACCTTTTTTCACATTGTTTCGTGGTGGTGACAATGCTCTATTACGAGGAGGAGAAAGGTCAGAATCAGAATCATGCCGCAAGGAGGAATGTGGAGAAATTCGAGATTTCTTTAGATTATGTTTTGATCGTTTGGACTTCGTGTCGAAACTTGCATCAAGCCTTTCTTTTTGGGAATAATCGGGAGAAATATTTTGAGTCTTCTGAGAAGAGTCTCTATGGTAGGATGTGGTGTTTTTGGTGGCACTGAGATGCTTTTGTCTTTGTAGAGAAGGGGCAAGTCTGCCGACTACTCGAGGAGGGGACGGATCTGTAGAGTCCCCCTGGCCTCTCCAGGATGGAAAGGCATCTGGAGAGCCACGTCGTCCCCTCCTGGGGGGAGAATCCCGCCAGCTATGCCTGGGAGGAGAGGCGTCTGGAAAATCCCGCTGGCCCCTCCTGGGTGGGGAGGCATTTGGAAAGTTTTGCTTCCCCTTCCTGGGTGGAGAGTCCCGCCAGCCCCTCCTGGGTGGGGAGGCGCCCGGAGAGTCCCGCCAGCCCCTCCTGGGTGGGGAGGCGCCCGGAGAGTCCCGCCAGCCCCTCCTGGGTGGGGAGGCGCCCGGAGAGTCCCGCCAGCCCCTCCTGGGTGGGGAGGCGCCCGGAGAGTCCCGCCAGCCCCTCCTGGGTGGGGAGGCGCCCGGAGAGTCCCGCCTGCCCCTCCTGGGTGGGGAGGCGCCCGGAGAGTCCCGCCTGCCCCTCCTGGGTGGGGAGGCGCCCGGAGAGTCCCGCCTGCCCCTCCTGGGTGGGGAGGCGCCCGGAGAGTCCCGCCTGCCCCTCCTGGGTGGGGAGGCGCCCGGAGAGTCCCGCCTGCCCCTCCTGGGTGGGGAGGCGCCCGGAGAGTCCCGCCTGCCCCTCCTGGGTGGGGCGGCGCCCGGAGAGTCCCACCTGCCCCTCCTGGGTGGGGCGACGCCCGGAGAATCCCAGCGGCCTCTCCTGGGTGGGGAAGCGGCTGGAGAATCCCATCTGCCCCTTCTGGGTGGGGAGGCACCTGGAGAATCCCGTCTGCCCCTCCTGGGTGGGGAGGCGCCTGGAGAATCCCGTCTGCCCCTCCTGGGTGGAGAGGCGCCTGGTGAATCCTGTCTGCCCCTCCTGGGTGGGGAGGAGTCTGGAGAATCCAGTTTGCCCCTTCTGGGAGGAGAGTAGTCTGGAGAATCCCATCTGCCCCTTCTAGGAGGTGAGACGTCTGGAGAGCCTCGTCTGCCCCTCCTGGGAGGTAAAACGTCTAGAGGGCCTTGTTTGCCCCTCCTGGGAGGTGAGCCGCCTGGAGAACCTCGCTTACCCCTCCTGGGAGGCGAGCCGCCCGGAGAACCTCGCTTGCCCCTCCTGGGAGGCGAGCCGCCTGGAGAACCTCGCTTGCCCCTCCTGGGAGGAGAGCCGCCCGGAGAACCTCGCTTGCCCCTCCTGGGAGGAGAGCCGCCCGGAGAACCTCGCTTGCCCCTCCTGGGAGGCGAGACTTCTGGAGAGCCTCGTTTGCCCCTCCTGGGAGGCGAGACGTCTGGAGAGCCTCGTTTGCCCCTCCTGGGAGGCGAGACGTCTGGAGAGCCTCGTTTGCCCCTCCTGGGAGGCGAGACGTCTGGAGAGCCTCGTTTGCCCCTCCTGGGAGGCGAGACGTCTGGAGAGCCTCGTTTGCCCCTCCTGGGAGGCGAGATGTCTGGAGAGCCTCGTCTGCCCCTCCTGGGAGGCGAGATGTCTGGAGAGCCTCGTCTGCCCCTCCTGGGAGGTGAGATGTCTGGAGAGCCTCGTTTGCCCCTCCTGGGAGGTGAGATGTCTGGAGAGCCTCGTTTGCCCCTCCTGGGAGGAGAGGCATCCTCAGAGCTTCGTTTGTTCCTCTTGGAGGGTGAGGCATCTGAAGAGCTCCGCTTGCCCCTTCTTGGAGGTGAGGCATCTGAAGAGTCATGTCTGCTCCTCCCTCTTAGGGGAGTCGGTTGCCTTTTTGGAGAAGATGAATGGTCTGATGAATCATGCCTGGCCCTTCGTGGGGGAGAAGGGTCTGGAGAGTCATGCCTGGCCCTTTGCGGTGGAGAAGGGTCTGGAGAGTCATGCCTCCCCTTTTTTAGAGAACGGTCTGAAGATGCAGGAGAACCAGTCTTTTTAACCGTAACAGATAAATCTTCTCTGGCCCTATAGatggaattaaaaaaacaaacaaactgaagACCAAGATTACAAAATCACAGACCAAAATTTTTTCTAGTAACTAATGGAAGCGAGAAACAAGAAAGTTTGTGATGAagaactgattttttttaaactgtgttacctttattttttttaaccccttagtgacagtcccattgcctttttacatcctgcctgagtgggctttaatccaagaggacgtagaaatatgcatcctctttggattaaagcccctccggctctggacgtgacagctccatgctgtcagtgcccgcaggtagccgacagcatggagctgtcatcctcgGCAGCGTGCAGTcccccccagcaatgcgatcagcgctatccaatggatagcgccgatcgcaataaagtaaataataagttaaaaaaaagatggaGTTTcagttcccctcatggatcgcaacCATGATgggcgctgaaactactcacctaggtccccggtgatgtgacgggccctctgccgtattctgcgcatgcgcgccaggagaAAAATggtggtgcatgcgcagaagccatcatcgcccaggaaatttaaaatttcccgtcTCCCGGCTACCTGCAGGTAGCCGAGAGGTAATATGCAAATCACAGCAGCACCACGCAGTTAATGGTACTCGCCTTGCAAGCCTCAATCCGGACCCGGACACCAAGGATCCACTTATCCAGAACAAACTTCATCCACAAGGAAAGGCAGCAAGTGAATGGGATCTCTCATTCAGAAAACATGAAAAAGTCGGGTTAAAAGTAACCTCcccacttttattaaataaaaactgGCATCTTacagcagcgacgtttcggccaagatctctatggcctttgtcaagctgcaGGTAGCCGAGAGACAGGCGATGCCACCGGGGACCacgaaaaagttgtaaaaagttttaaaaagtaaaggtttcaccttccctcatggatcggatccatgaggggaggtgaaaatactcacccccgtcctccgagaTGTCCCGCGGCGATCTGCCCTTGCTgtgggcttctgtgcatgcgctccATAGAAAAAtggaggcgcatgcgcagaagcccggatcGCCCgtgagatttaaaatctcctggagcCCGGCTATCTACAGATAGCGGGGCGCCAGTAGATGTCAGCAGGAACCGTGGTGCGCGGTCCCCGcttccgtgatcgccgctatcccatGGATAGCAACAATCACGAAAAAGTTTCTAAAAAGTTTAGAgttgtaaagtttcatctcccctcacggatcggatccgtgaggggagatgaagataGTCCGCAAAAGTCCCCAAAGCCCCAAAATTGCCGAAAATAACGGCAGAACTGCGCAGTAGAACCTAATGCCAAAGTTGCCTTTGGCATAGTAacttgcagggaccaaagtgattggtccctgctgacatgggtggctgtgatacacctatcacagccatccatatCATTTGTTTAGTAAATATCGGACACGGTTAGTCCAGCGTATCTTTCTCCTGTCACTGAGAGAGATTTATGACAGGAGCGAGatagcagcgaaaaaccgtgtcCGATAtagaaagtggaaaaaaaaaaaagccccgccTTCATCCCATAATCACCGCCCCTCGTACCCTTATTACCCCGCTACACCCACGTCcggttttttatatttttgggggggaaattacGTTTTTTCAATTTTGTCTACCTCCTCACCCCGTCTTCACCGCCCCTCATACCCTAATTACCCCGCTATACCCACGtccgtttttttggggggggttatattattttttcattttgtctacatccattaaaaaaaaaaattataaaatggaTCGTAGGCGCTGCTCTTCGCTTCCAGTTCTGGTAGCGATACCACAACTGAGGCAGACGAGGAGGTTTGTTTTAATAGCGACGATTCAGCCTCTAGTGTCATGGAGGTTGAGGAAGGGTTTGGGGCAGCAGGGCCAAGTAATGCGGCGCCTGTCACTGTGTGGAGTTCCGTAGATTTATTTTTGCCCCGCATCCCCGAATTTACCGCCACACCTGGCATCAATGCGGAGGTCGCAAATTTTACgccttttaattttttaaatttatttattactgATGCCGTCCTGGAGCTTATTGTCCAGCAGACGAACACCTATGGCGGACAGTACATTACAGCGCACCCCACGTCAGTATATTCCAGGATATGGACCCCCATTAATATCCCAGGGCTAAAAAAATTCCTGGGAATTgtccttttaatgggactgctaaAAAAATCGTCCATACGGTCCTACTGGTCCGCTAGCGCCGTTCACGCGACACCTGTGTTTGCGTCTGTAATGCCCCGCCAGTAATTTGAAAATACCATGCGATTTTTCCACCTCGCCGATAACACACAAATTCCCCCCAGGAATGACCCTGAGTACGACCGATTGTCCACGTTGAGGccccttatttttttattaaaagatgcttttttaaaaaaacatttatacccccaGAGAAAAATTTGGTGGTGGACGAGTCTCTTATAAGTTTTAAAGGCCGTCTAGCCTTTCACCAATTTATTCCCTCCAAACGCGCTAGATATGGCATTAAGCTTTAAAAAATTTGTGAAAGCGCGACCAGATATACAtccgatttttttatttatgagggcagaGACCCGCATTTGAATCCCCCCAACTGTCCCGAAAATATCAGCATAAGTGGAAAGATCGTGTGGGAGCTTGTGGGcccatttttaaataaagggtaccacatATATACGGATAATTATTACACCAGCATCCCCCTTTACATGGCATTACATGACGCAGACACAGGTGCCTGCGGAACGGTTCGCAAAAATAGGGTGGGATTCCCACAATCCCTGACGTCCAGACGCGTGGACAGAAGAGCGTCTTACGCGCTGGCAAACGACCCCTTACTTGCGATAAAATGGTGTGACAAAAAAAAGCCGTGTATATGCTGTCAACCGTGCACACAgcgggagaggggggctgcaacgCAGAAAAGAAAACCGCTCTGTGTCACGGACTATAACAAattcatgctgggggagggggaaaTCGATTTGTCCGACCAGGCTCTACAGCCATATCTTGTAAAACGCAAGACGCGAGCGTAGTAtaagaaggtagcgatctacctaatACAGATCGCTACCTATAACGCGCACGTCGTTTATAAGTCATCtgggggcacgctgagcttcctccagttccaGGAGGGGCTCAGTGAATTTCTTttatttgagaccaccgcacctcaagaTGCATTGCAATCCgaggaggtgcgaaggctcacagagcgccgtTTTTTGCCTCCCATCCCTGAAACTGCCGGTAAAAAATACCCTCAAAAAAAGTGTCGCGTCTGCAGCaaacaagggaggaggagggatacgcgattttattgccccatgtgcccatcccacccaggcctttgtaattacccctgcttcGAAACATACCATACCGTTTTAAATTATTAATTTattcttttaatttatttatcacTGATGCCGCCCTATAACTTATTGTCCTGAAACGCcaaaaggaggagggggggggggggggggggggagtattctttttagggagtcatttttattttagttgcgccctgaaatccaataggtggtccctacattataggcctagcaatgtgTCCTGTATGCAGATTGGGGCTATAATGGGGGTATTGCAAAAAAATGTGAAGTCAGAAaactcagtacacccctagatgaattcgttaaaggggtctagtttttaaaatggggtcatttgtggggtcccTCTATggttctacaagtgtgctatggggcctaaagccttcaagcaaaatttctgttctgaaagccaccgattactccttttattttgggccccattgtgtatccagacataagactagggccacttaggctatgtttctgaacacggaacaaacgggggtatccattttggggtgcaagtcgtcattcatatgtgtgctgcacaaaaaaccTTTCTATTAAAATGACATgcttggcaaaaaaatgaaaattgtgatttgtttcctcctcctttactcaaattcattaaaaattgtggagtcaaaatacacagtacacccctagattaaatcgttaaggggtctagttttcaaaatggggtgattTGTAGAGGTTCTCTTTGCTTTTggcagtttaaggcctcatgtccacgggcaaaagaagaattaaaatccacagcggattttaactcttctcctgcccgcggatccgcatcccatagggatgcattgaccacccgcgggtagataaatacccgcggatggtcaataaaagtgatttttaaaaaaatggagcatgaaaaaatccggacat
Coding sequences within it:
- the BUD13 gene encoding BUD13 homolog: MAAPASTVQGISKAEYLKRYLDPGSLDDGPAKKKKKKRRPEGKGMRIVDDDPDDWKKEPAQKEEPVEEAEDQPVVAEFVDERPEEIKRMEEFRDTNKWRVIKGDESPEDDGSREQDPRAREDLSVTVKKTGSPASSDRSLKKGRHDSPDPSPPQRARHDSPDPSPPRRARHDSSDHSSSPKRQPTPLRGRSRHDSSDASPPRRGKRSSSDASPSKRNKRSSEDASPPRRGKRGSPDISPPRRGKRGSPDISPPRRGRRGSPDISPPRRGRRGSPDISPPRRGKRGSPDVSPPRRGKRGSPDVSPPRRGKRGSPDVSPPRRGKRGSPDVSPPRRGKRGSPEVSPPRRGKRGSPGGSPPRRGKRGSPGGSPPRRGKRGSPGGSPPRRGKRGSPGGSPPRRGKRGSPGGSPPRRGKQGPLDVLPPRRGRRGSPDVSPPRRGRWDSPDYSPPRRGKLDSPDSSPPRRGRQDSPGASPPRRGRRDSPGASPPRRGRRDSPGASPPRRGRWDSPAASPPRRGRWDSPGVAPPRRGRWDSPGAAPPRRGRRDSPGASPPRRGRRDSPGASPPRRGRRDSPGASPPRRGRRDSPGASPPRRGRRDSPGASPPRRGRRDSPGASPPRRGWRDSPGASPPRRGWRDSPGASPPRRGWRDSPGASPPRRGWRDSPGASPPRRGWRDSPPRKGKQNFPNASPPRRGQRDFPDASPPRHSWRDSPPRRGRRGSPDAFPSWRGQGDSTDPSPPRVVGRLAPSLQRQKHLSATKNTTSYHRDSSQKTQNISPDYSQKERLDASFDTKSKRSKHNLKKSRISPHSSLRHDSDSDLSPPRNRALSPPRNNVKKAILQKDPPRRGTQSKDSDSDLSPPRQVQRRGSDSDLSPPRRRVESEKRSRESQMLSGGRAGLLSAKVLREEKEEQRRAEKNNKNLEDDSRATETVFRDKSGKRRDLNSEREQQLQKQAMQEKKDAMYARWGKGLAQQEQQRQNIADAAREMTKPLARYIDDEDLDRMLREQERDGDPMAKFLKKKATKESEGRKERPRYKGSNPPINRYNIWPGYRWDGVDRSNGFENKYFARVAEKKATQESAYKWSVEDM